In bacterium, the following proteins share a genomic window:
- the uvrA gene encoding excinuclease ABC subunit UvrA, protein MISLRGVRVHNLRNLDLEIPRRQLVVITGPSGSGKSSLALDTLYAEGQRRYIESLSSYAHQFLDQLAKPDVDRIDGLSPALAIDQKGLGRSPRSTVGTVTEIYNFLRLLYARCGVVNCPDCEVPASGRPLSDIGDEIAALPEGTRIYLLAPVVRGRKGEHKQLLADLSRQGYVRALIDGEMCELDDDPKLAKGKAHDIAVVVDGLVWRPGVADRLRTALDAAAALGEGTVIVRAGERETWYSKQSSCPGCGRGFPSPEPRLFSFNSPAGSCPDCNGLGSLRTIRPEAVVPDESISLRDGAVAFLKGKPANWLYVQCEALAVALDADLDAPWRDLPLKVRNALLFGLTPPLVKELRPHKNYNAFLRDWEGLVPELVRRHRETKSEKIRQSLEKMMTEQPCTACGGHRLRSEALNVHVGGLHIGQAAALTLDAFSEWVAGLEFTGERDKLVSGPVLEQIRHRLHFLLKVGVSYLSLARGTSTLSGGEGQRVRLATQVGSQLRGVLYILDEPSVGLHHRDIGRLIETLRALRDRGNSVVVVEHDRDVMLAADHLLDLGPGAGEHGGRLMAQGTVAEVSNTPGSPTGDYLAGRVGKGPAEPLTGRSPSDHLLKLRGLRGRNLQGIDLEFPLGRLTVVTGVSGSGKSTAVHETLYRSLAARKNGARRDPAPFDAIEGDDEVHSVVLVDQSPIGRSPRSTPATYTGLYNHLRPVFAQTTLSRMRGYGAGRFSFNTDGGRCRVCEGAGVRRLTMDFLPDVEIPCEECGGRRFDRETLEVHFKGHNIADFLDMPVSRAREELSNIPACRRVLDVMHGVGLDYLRLGQSGGTLSGGEAQRLKLVRELARGGQRHTVYILDEPTTGLHFCDVDRLLAVLAKLLEHGNTVVVIEHNGEVIRRADHVIDLGPEGGAGGGRLVAQGSVADVAACAGSYTGAMLRGLLG, encoded by the coding sequence GCGGCGTCAGCTGGTGGTCATCACCGGTCCGAGCGGCTCGGGCAAGTCTTCGCTGGCGTTAGACACCCTGTACGCCGAGGGCCAGCGGCGCTACATCGAGAGCCTCTCCTCGTACGCGCACCAGTTCCTCGACCAGCTGGCCAAGCCCGACGTCGACCGCATCGACGGGCTGTCGCCGGCCCTGGCCATCGACCAGAAGGGGCTCGGGCGCAGCCCGCGCTCGACCGTGGGCACGGTCACCGAGATCTACAATTTCCTGCGCCTGCTCTACGCGCGCTGCGGCGTCGTGAACTGTCCCGACTGCGAGGTGCCGGCCAGCGGGCGGCCGCTGTCGGACATCGGCGACGAGATCGCCGCCCTGCCCGAGGGCACGCGCATCTACCTGCTGGCCCCGGTGGTGCGCGGCCGCAAGGGTGAGCACAAGCAGCTGCTGGCCGACCTGTCGCGGCAGGGCTACGTGCGCGCGCTGATCGACGGCGAGATGTGCGAACTGGACGACGACCCGAAGCTGGCCAAGGGCAAGGCGCACGACATCGCCGTGGTGGTGGACGGCCTGGTCTGGCGGCCCGGCGTGGCCGACCGCCTGCGCACCGCGCTCGATGCGGCGGCCGCGCTCGGCGAAGGCACGGTCATCGTGCGCGCCGGCGAACGCGAGACCTGGTACAGCAAGCAGTCGTCGTGTCCCGGCTGCGGTCGCGGTTTCCCGTCGCCCGAGCCGCGCCTGTTCTCGTTCAACTCGCCGGCCGGCTCGTGCCCCGACTGCAACGGGCTGGGCTCGCTGCGCACCATCCGGCCCGAGGCGGTGGTGCCGGACGAGTCGATCTCGCTGCGCGACGGCGCCGTGGCCTTCCTCAAGGGCAAGCCCGCGAACTGGCTTTACGTGCAGTGCGAGGCGCTGGCCGTGGCGCTCGACGCCGACCTCGACGCGCCCTGGCGCGACCTGCCGCTGAAGGTGCGCAATGCGCTGCTCTTCGGGTTGACGCCGCCGCTGGTCAAGGAACTGCGCCCGCACAAGAACTACAACGCCTTCCTGCGCGACTGGGAAGGCCTGGTGCCCGAGCTGGTGCGCCGCCATCGCGAGACCAAGTCCGAGAAGATCCGGCAGTCGCTCGAGAAGATGATGACCGAGCAGCCGTGCACGGCGTGCGGCGGCCATCGCCTGCGGTCCGAAGCCCTCAACGTGCATGTGGGCGGCCTGCACATCGGGCAGGCGGCGGCCCTCACGCTCGACGCCTTCAGCGAGTGGGTGGCGGGCCTCGAGTTCACCGGCGAACGCGACAAGCTGGTGTCGGGCCCGGTGCTCGAGCAGATCCGGCACCGCCTGCACTTCCTGCTGAAGGTGGGCGTCAGCTACCTGTCGCTGGCGCGCGGCACCTCGACGCTCTCGGGCGGCGAGGGGCAGCGCGTGCGGCTGGCCACCCAGGTGGGGTCGCAGCTGCGCGGTGTGCTCTACATCCTCGACGAGCCGAGCGTGGGCCTGCATCACCGCGACATCGGCCGCCTGATCGAGACCCTGCGCGCGCTGCGCGACCGCGGCAACTCGGTGGTGGTGGTGGAGCACGATCGCGACGTGATGCTGGCGGCCGACCACCTGCTCGACCTGGGGCCGGGCGCCGGCGAGCACGGCGGCCGTCTCATGGCGCAGGGTACCGTGGCCGAGGTCTCGAACACCCCGGGTTCGCCCACCGGCGACTACCTGGCCGGCCGCGTGGGAAAGGGGCCGGCCGAGCCGCTGACCGGCCGCTCGCCTTCCGACCACCTGCTGAAGCTGCGCGGGCTGCGCGGGCGCAACCTGCAGGGCATCGATCTGGAGTTCCCGCTCGGCCGTCTCACCGTGGTGACCGGCGTCTCGGGCTCGGGCAAGAGTACGGCGGTGCACGAGACGCTGTACCGTTCGCTCGCCGCGCGTAAGAACGGGGCGCGGCGCGATCCGGCGCCGTTCGACGCCATCGAGGGCGACGACGAGGTGCACAGCGTGGTGCTGGTCGACCAGTCGCCCATCGGGCGCTCGCCGCGTTCCACGCCCGCCACCTACACCGGGCTCTACAACCACCTGCGCCCGGTGTTCGCGCAGACCACGCTGTCGCGCATGCGGGGCTACGGCGCCGGTCGCTTCAGCTTCAATACCGACGGCGGCCGCTGCCGGGTCTGCGAAGGCGCCGGCGTGCGTCGCCTGACCATGGACTTCCTGCCCGACGTCGAGATCCCCTGCGAGGAGTGCGGCGGCCGGCGCTTCGACCGCGAGACGCTCGAGGTCCACTTCAAGGGCCACAACATCGCCGACTTTCTCGACATGCCGGTCTCGCGTGCGCGCGAGGAGCTCTCCAACATCCCGGCCTGCCGTCGCGTGCTCGACGTGATGCACGGCGTGGGCCTCGACTACCTGCGACTGGGGCAGTCCGGCGGCACGCTCTCGGGCGGCGAGGCGCAGCGCCTGAAGCTGGTGCGCGAACTGGCCCGCGGGGGGCAGCGGCACACCGTCTACATCCTCGACGAGCCCACCACGGGCCTGCACTTCTGTGACGTCGACCGGCTGCTGGCCGTCCTTGCCAAGCTGCTGGAGCACGGCAACACGGTGGTCGTCATCGAGCACAACGGCGAGGTCATCCGCCGGGCCGACCATGTGATCGACCTGGGGCCCGAGGGCGGCGCGGGCGGGGGACGGCTGGTGGCCCAGGGCAGCGTGGCCGACGTGGCGGCCTGCGCCGGGTCGTATACCGGGGCCATGTTGCGGGGTTTGCTGGGGTAG